In the genome of Populus alba chromosome 11, ASM523922v2, whole genome shotgun sequence, one region contains:
- the LOC118051831 gene encoding uncharacterized protein, whose protein sequence is MALLLRKTWRFIFSSSRLPPLSPSAAREFRSDAALEAISKANEEKTPIAVLYNYPSFSGAFSALFAHLFHSRLNLPCLILPFSSVEPFRVEDFRIEGLERCYLLDFIGPRGFASTLSRQSNCQVICFDHRKSVISRVQSKEDCGEKVSFSVDVEKSSSTSVYEYFSKKILDNNGGVEGLLKAEDQDRVEMVLKYIEDMDLRRRILPDIRAFNVGIGEWRSKFNYVTNPYMFEELLEISPVDIIEKGNSYISSRWTAASKLMDKVFKVRLGRGVYGECLGVRADGNSHLSDEIGKELSVKSAAAGLRPIGAVVYMLRNDLKMCLRSIDSATDTSEVAKAYGGGGSPSSSSFIIRMDEYNQWLSVNAS, encoded by the exons ATGGCTCTCTTACTCCGGAAAACATGGAGATTTATCTTCTCCTCTTCACGCTTACCTCCTCTTTCACCATCCGCAGCTCGAGAATTCCGTTCAGATGCGGCTCTAGAAGCCATATCAAAagcaaatgaagaaaaaacccCAATCGCTGTGCTCTATAACTACCCCTCTTTCTCCGGTGCTTTCTCCGCTTTATTTGCTCACCTTTTTCACTCTCGTCTCAATCTCCCTTGCCTCATCTTGCCTTTCTCATCCGTCGAACCCTTCAGGGTTGAAGATTTCAGAATTGAAGGGCTTGAGAGATGTTACCTTCTTGATTTTATCGGTCCACGTGGATTTGCTTCAACTCTTTCCCGCCAATCAAATTGCCA GGTAATTTGTTTTGATCATCGAAAATCGGTGATTTCAAGGGTGCAATCGAAAGAGGATTGTGGAGAGAAAGTTAGTTTTTCTGTTGACGTTGAGAAGAGTAGCTCCACTTCTGTCTACGAGTACTTCTCGAAGAAGATTCTAGATAACAAT GGGGGAGTTGAGGGATTATTGAAAGCGGAAGATCAAGATCGTGTTGAAATGGTTCTCAAGTACATTGAAGATATGGACCTTCGACGGCGGATTTTACCGGATATTAGAGCTTTTAATGTTGGAATTGGTGAATGGCGCTCCAAGTTTAATTATGTCACCAACCCGTACATGTTTGAAGAG CTGCTGGAGATAAGTCCTGTTGATATAATTGAGAAAGGAAATTCATATATTTCATCACGATGGACTGCTGCTAGTAAGTTGATGGATAAGGTTTTTAAAGTTCGATTGGGTCGAGGAGTTTATGGAGAGTGCCTG GGAGTTAGAGCAGATGGCAATTCTCATTTAAGTGATGAAATCGGCAAGGAACTTAGTGTAAAAAGTGCTGCAGCTGGTCTTAG GCCCATAGGAGCTGTTGTGTACATGCTACGAAATGATCTTAAGATGTGCCTGAGGAGCATTGATAGTGCTACCGATACCTCTGAAGTTGCAAAG GCATATGGAGGAGGTGGCTCACCAAGTTCCAGTTCCTTTATAATAAGGATGGATGAGTACAATCAGTGGCTTTCAGTTAATGCATCGTGA